The following coding sequences are from one Hippopotamus amphibius kiboko isolate mHipAmp2 chromosome 9, mHipAmp2.hap2, whole genome shotgun sequence window:
- the LOC130861782 gene encoding olfactory receptor 52B2 produces the protein MTHTNATVFHPAVFVLLGIPGLEAYHIWLSIPLCLMYTTAVLGNSILIVVITTERNLHEPMYVFLSMLAITDILLSTTTVPKALAIFWLHAHDIAFDACVTQVFFVHVIFVGESAILLAMAFDRFVAICTPLHYATTLTWPVVGRIALAIVTRSFCIIFPVIFLLKRLPFCQTNIIPHSYCEHIGVARLACADITINIWYGFSVPIVMVILDVILIAVSYSLILRAVFRLPSQDARHKALSTCGSHLCVILMFYVPSFFTLLTHRFGHNIPRHVHILLANLYVVVPPMLNPIVYGVKTKQIWEGVAHRFFDIKAWCRASSLG, from the coding sequence ATGACCCACACCAACGCTACCGTCTTCCATCCTGCAGTTTTTGTCTTACTGGGCATTCCTGGGCTGGAGGCTTATCACATCTGGCTGTCAATACCTCTCTGCCTCATGTATACCACTGCAGTGCTGGGCAACAGCATCCTGATAGTGGTCATCACCACAGAACGTAACCTTCATGAGCCCATGTACGTCTTCCTCTCCATGCTGGCCATCACGGACATCCTGCTGTCCACCACCACTGTCCCCAAGGCCCTAGCCATCTTTTGGCTCCATGCTCATGACATTGCCTTTGATGCCTGTGTCACCCAAGTTTTCTTTGTCCATGTGATATTTGTGGGGGAGTCAGCTATCCTATTAGCCATGGCCTTTGACCGCTTTGTGGCCATCTGTACCCCCCTGCATTATGCAACGACGCTAACATGGCCTGTGGTGGGAAGGATTGCTCTGGCCATTGTCACCCGAAGTTTCTGCATTATCTTCCCAGTGATCTTCTTGCTGAAGCGGCTGCCTTTCTGTCAGACCAACATCATCCCCCATTCCTACTGTGAGCATATTGGAGTGGCCCGCTTGGCCTGTGCTGACATCACCATTAATATCTGGTATGGCTTCTCAGTGCCTATTGTCATGGTCATCTTGGACGTGATCCTCATCGCGGTGTCTTACTCACTGATCCTTCGAGCAGTGTTTCGTTTGCCTTCCCAGGATGCGCGGCACAAGGCCCTCAGCACTTGTGGTTCCCACCTCTGTGTAATCCTCATGTTTTATGTTCCATCCTTCTTCACATTATTGACCCATCGCTTTGGGCATAACATACCTCGACATGTCCATATCCTGCTGGCCAATCTTTATGTGGTGGTGCCACCAATGCTCAACCCCATTGTCTATGGTGTGAAGACTAAGCAGATCTGGGAGGGGGTAGCCCACCGGTTCTTTGACATCAAGGCTTGGTGTCGTGCTTCCTCTCTGGGCTAA